One genomic window of Gloeomargarita sp. SKYB120 includes the following:
- a CDS encoding adenylate/guanylate cyclase domain-containing protein — protein sequence MDNQATVLFADISGSTRLYETLGDEAALVLISDCLQLLQQVGKKYQGRVVKTIGDEIMLRFPKPVLAAQAAFEMLDQATQFFHKRQVISGLKVGFNHGPVLEQADGDLFGDAVNVAARMVQLAKRNQILVPAATLQQIEPSLSLQKRLVDRTLVRGKSGPIEVYEIVAHPSDATIVGTSAVPLPPTPTVTRLRLQFQNQVYYLDEQHPTLSLGRAPDNDLVIRCDQVSRQHGRIEWRRGKFVLVDQSANGTYIYPLGQAPLHIRRDEYVLTDAGTIHPGSPQVESIQYQCLVGPAVYA from the coding sequence ATGGACAATCAGGCCACTGTTCTTTTTGCCGACATCAGCGGTAGTACCAGGCTCTACGAAACGTTGGGGGATGAGGCGGCTTTGGTGCTGATCAGCGATTGCCTGCAACTGCTCCAGCAGGTGGGGAAAAAGTACCAGGGGCGGGTCGTCAAAACCATCGGCGATGAAATCATGCTCCGGTTTCCCAAGCCCGTGTTAGCCGCCCAGGCCGCTTTCGAGATGCTCGACCAGGCCACCCAGTTTTTCCACAAACGCCAGGTGATTTCCGGGTTGAAGGTCGGGTTCAATCACGGGCCAGTGCTCGAACAGGCGGATGGGGACCTGTTTGGGGATGCCGTGAACGTGGCGGCGCGCATGGTGCAACTGGCCAAGCGCAATCAAATCCTGGTGCCAGCAGCGACCTTGCAACAGATAGAGCCGTCCCTGTCGCTGCAAAAGCGGCTGGTGGACCGGACGCTGGTGCGGGGCAAAAGCGGACCCATCGAAGTCTACGAAATCGTGGCCCACCCGTCCGACGCCACGATTGTAGGGACCAGCGCTGTGCCCCTGCCACCAACGCCGACCGTGACCCGCCTGCGCCTGCAATTCCAAAACCAGGTGTATTACCTCGATGAGCAGCACCCCACCCTCAGCTTGGGCCGGGCACCGGACAATGACCTGGTGATTCGCTGTGACCAGGTCTCCCGCCAGCACGGGCGAATTGAGTGGCGACGCGGCAAGTTTGTCCTGGTGGACCAGAGCGCCAACGGCACCTACATCTACCCGCTGGGCCAGGCGCCCCTGCATATCCGGCGTGACGAGTACGTGTTGACGGACGCGGGCACCATCCACCCCGGCAGTCCGCAGGTGGAGAGCATTCAGTACCAGTGCCTGGTCGGCCCCGCCGTTTACGCCTGA
- the aroQ gene encoding type II 3-dehydroquinate dehydratase — translation MRILVLHGPNLNLLGQREPHIYGTWTLTAINEQLQAQAQELGIAIECRQSNHEGVLVDWIQQAAGVFDGLLINPGAYTHTSLAIADAIRATGLPTVEVHMSNIYARETYRHHSWIAPVALGQVSGFGAASYRWGLAALVQYLRQSPAHSLPA, via the coding sequence GTGCGCATTCTGGTGCTCCACGGCCCAAACCTCAACCTGCTGGGCCAGCGAGAGCCCCATATTTACGGAACGTGGACGTTGACGGCTATCAATGAACAGTTGCAGGCCCAGGCGCAGGAATTGGGAATAGCCATCGAATGCCGTCAGTCCAATCACGAAGGGGTTCTGGTGGATTGGATCCAGCAGGCGGCGGGAGTATTTGACGGCTTGCTCATCAACCCAGGGGCCTACACCCACACCAGCCTGGCGATTGCCGATGCCATTCGTGCCACAGGCTTGCCGACGGTGGAGGTGCATATGAGCAATATCTATGCGAGGGAGACCTACCGCCACCACTCCTGGATTGCGCCGGTGGCCCTTGGCCAGGTCAGCGGGTTTGGGGCGGCTAGCTATCGCTGGGGACTGGCAGCCCTGGTGCAGTACCTGCGGCAATCGCCTGCACATTCTCTGCCAGCGTAA
- the trpS gene encoding tryptophan--tRNA ligase — translation MGRPRVLSGVQPTGNLHLGNYLGAIRHWVAGQQERENYFCVVDLHAMTVPYQPAELAQNTYTVAALYLACGLDPQQSVIFIQSHVPAHSQLAWLLNCITPLNWLERMIQFKEKALKQGEDVGVGLLDYPVLMAADILLYQADLVPVGEDQKQHLELTRDIAQRFNYLFASPETPILKLPQPLIPTTGARVMSLTDGTSKMSKSDPSDMSRINLLDPPDLIHKKIKRCKTDPIRGLEFDNPNRPECHNLLTLYQLLSGKDKAVVAEEVKDMGWGEFKPLLAEVVIEHLRPIQAKYHELMNAKDYLHQVLREGRERANQVAQTTLERVQKAMGMALPL, via the coding sequence ATGGGCCGTCCACGGGTGCTTTCGGGGGTGCAACCCACCGGCAACTTGCATCTGGGCAACTACCTGGGGGCGATTCGCCACTGGGTCGCCGGTCAGCAGGAGCGGGAAAACTACTTTTGCGTGGTGGATTTGCACGCCATGACCGTGCCCTACCAGCCGGCGGAATTGGCGCAAAACACCTACACCGTGGCGGCGCTGTACCTAGCCTGCGGGTTAGACCCCCAGCAAAGCGTGATTTTCATCCAGTCCCACGTGCCCGCTCACAGCCAACTGGCCTGGCTGCTCAACTGCATCACCCCCCTGAACTGGTTGGAGCGCATGATCCAGTTCAAGGAAAAGGCCCTCAAGCAGGGGGAGGATGTGGGAGTTGGGCTGCTGGATTACCCCGTATTGATGGCCGCCGACATTTTGCTCTACCAGGCGGACTTGGTGCCAGTGGGAGAAGACCAGAAACAGCACTTGGAACTCACACGGGATATTGCCCAACGGTTTAACTACCTGTTTGCCAGTCCCGAAACACCCATTCTGAAGCTGCCCCAGCCCTTGATTCCGACAACCGGCGCGCGCGTGATGAGCCTCACCGACGGCACCAGCAAAATGTCCAAGTCGGACCCCTCCGACATGAGCCGGATCAACCTGCTCGACCCCCCCGACCTGATCCACAAAAAAATTAAACGCTGCAAAACTGACCCGATTCGCGGCCTGGAGTTTGACAACCCCAACCGTCCCGAGTGCCACAACCTGCTGACGCTGTACCAGCTCCTAAGCGGCAAGGACAAAGCCGTCGTCGCCGAAGAGGTCAAGGACATGGGCTGGGGGGAATTCAAGCCCCTATTGGCGGAGGTGGTCATCGAGCACCTGCGTCCCATCCAGGCCAAGTACCACGAACTTATGAACGCCAAGGATTACCTCCACCAGGTCTTGCGCGAGGGGCGTGAACGGGCGAATCAAGTGGCCCAGACGACCCTGGAGCGGGTGCAAAAAGCGATGGGGATGGCCTTGCCCCTATGA
- a CDS encoding 5-formyltetrahydrofolate cyclo-ligase, with protein sequence MKKTLRAQFRQQRAELSPETCRQQSRQLQAYLQRHPWWRSAQQVFGYVSLAGEPDLRPLWEQAPVWGLPRREGDRLVWHRWQPGLPLTTGWLPEPFPDAPPLTPQPGDLLLLPALAYDRQGYRLGYGGGYFDRLLAEPQWQGVHRVGVVFSAFLVPVLPRDPWDQPVQAVCTEAGWWAIDPRASGFQESSPPA encoded by the coding sequence TTGAAAAAGACGTTACGCGCGCAGTTTCGCCAGCAACGGGCTGAACTGTCGCCGGAGACCTGCCGGCAGCAGAGTCGGCAACTGCAGGCGTATTTGCAACGACATCCCTGGTGGCGGAGCGCTCAGCAGGTCTTTGGCTACGTGAGTTTGGCGGGGGAGCCAGATTTGCGCCCGCTCTGGGAACAGGCGCCCGTGTGGGGGTTACCACGTCGGGAAGGTGACCGGCTGGTCTGGCACCGCTGGCAACCTGGTTTGCCTTTGACGACGGGGTGGTTGCCGGAACCGTTTCCCGATGCGCCGCCGTTGACTCCCCAGCCAGGGGATTTGCTCCTGCTTCCGGCCTTGGCCTACGACCGCCAGGGCTATCGTTTGGGTTATGGGGGTGGCTATTTCGACCGATTGCTGGCTGAACCCCAGTGGCAGGGCGTCCATCGGGTGGGCGTGGTCTTCAGCGCATTTCTGGTGCCTGTGCTTCCGCGGGACCCCTGGGACCAACCGGTGCAGGCGGTGTGTACAGAGGCGGGTTGGTGGGCGATAGACCCGCGCGCGTCAGGATTTCAGGAATCAAGTCCTCCCGCTTGA
- the atpC gene encoding ATP synthase F1 subunit epsilon, which translates to MTLTVRVITPDQTVWDGPAQEVILPSMSGQLGILTDHIPLLTALDIGVMQIKAGGTWTPLVVLGGFAEVENNEVTVLVNGAERGDSLKLEQVQQELAAAEAAYEQATTRKDKLDATQQLKQAKARLQAVRMVTPER; encoded by the coding sequence ATGACCTTGACGGTGCGCGTGATTACGCCTGACCAGACCGTGTGGGACGGCCCAGCGCAGGAGGTCATTCTCCCGAGCATGTCGGGGCAGTTGGGCATCTTGACAGACCACATCCCCCTGTTGACGGCGCTGGACATCGGCGTGATGCAGATCAAAGCGGGCGGCACCTGGACCCCCCTGGTGGTGCTAGGCGGGTTTGCCGAAGTGGAAAATAACGAGGTGACGGTGCTGGTCAACGGGGCCGAACGGGGCGATAGTCTCAAGCTCGAGCAGGTCCAGCAGGAGTTAGCGGCGGCGGAAGCGGCCTACGAACAGGCAACTACCCGCAAGGACAAGCTCGACGCTACTCAGCAGCTCAAGCAGGCGAAGGCGCGGTTACAAGCGGTACGGATGGTGACGCCGGAGCGATGA
- the atpD gene encoding F0F1 ATP synthase subunit beta — MVATAEQVNVGRIVQVIGPVVDVEFPPGRLPKVYNALRIRGRNPAGQEVAVTCEVQQLLGDNIVRSVAMSSTDGLVRGMEVIDTGAPICVPVGEVTLGRIFNVLGEPVDEKGDVPRTKVMPIHRPAPKLTDLEIKPSILETGIKVIDLLTPYRRGGKIGLFGGAGVGKTVIMMELINNIAIQHGGVSVFGGVGERTREGNDLYNEMIESGVINTEDPSKSKIALVYGQMNEPPGARMRVGLTALTMAEYFRDVNKQDVLLFIDNIFRFVQAGSEVSALLGRMPSAVGYQPTLGTDMGALQERITSTREGSITSIQAVYVPADDLTDPAPATTFAHLDGTTVLSRALAAKGIYPAVDPLESSSTMLQPHIVGEEHYTVARRVKATLQRYKELQDIIAILGLDELSEEDRLTVARARKIERFLSQPFFVAEVFTGSPGKYVKLEDTIKGFKMILDGELDDLPEQAFYMVGDINEAKAKAEKLRAEGRA; from the coding sequence ATGGTTGCCACTGCAGAACAGGTCAACGTCGGTCGGATTGTGCAGGTGATTGGGCCAGTTGTGGACGTGGAATTTCCGCCGGGACGGTTGCCCAAGGTGTATAACGCCCTGCGGATTCGGGGGCGGAACCCGGCGGGCCAAGAGGTGGCCGTGACTTGCGAGGTGCAACAACTGCTGGGGGATAACATCGTCCGGTCGGTGGCCATGAGTTCGACAGACGGCCTGGTGCGAGGAATGGAGGTCATTGACACAGGTGCGCCCATCTGCGTGCCGGTGGGGGAAGTGACCTTGGGTCGGATTTTCAATGTGCTGGGGGAACCGGTGGATGAAAAGGGGGACGTGCCCCGCACCAAGGTGATGCCGATTCACCGGCCTGCTCCCAAGCTCACGGATTTAGAAATCAAACCCTCGATCCTAGAGACGGGGATCAAGGTGATTGACCTGCTGACACCCTATCGCCGCGGCGGTAAAATCGGCCTGTTCGGCGGCGCGGGGGTGGGCAAAACCGTCATCATGATGGAGCTGATCAACAACATCGCCATCCAGCACGGGGGCGTGTCGGTGTTTGGCGGCGTGGGCGAGCGTACCCGCGAGGGCAACGACCTCTACAACGAGATGATCGAATCGGGGGTGATCAACACCGAAGACCCGAGCAAGTCCAAGATTGCCCTGGTGTACGGTCAGATGAACGAACCGCCGGGGGCGCGGATGCGGGTCGGGCTGACGGCCCTGACGATGGCCGAGTACTTCCGGGATGTGAACAAGCAGGACGTGCTGCTATTTATTGACAACATCTTCCGGTTTGTGCAGGCGGGTTCGGAGGTGTCGGCGCTGCTGGGCCGGATGCCCTCGGCGGTGGGGTATCAACCGACCCTGGGGACGGACATGGGGGCGCTCCAGGAACGCATTACCTCCACGCGAGAAGGTTCGATCACCTCCATCCAGGCGGTGTACGTGCCGGCAGACGACCTGACAGACCCAGCACCAGCGACCACCTTTGCCCACCTGGACGGCACGACAGTGCTCTCGCGGGCGTTGGCCGCCAAGGGGATTTACCCGGCAGTGGACCCGCTGGAGTCCAGCTCCACCATGCTGCAGCCCCATATCGTCGGGGAGGAGCACTACACGGTGGCACGGCGGGTCAAGGCGACGCTCCAGCGCTACAAGGAGTTGCAGGACATCATTGCCATTCTGGGGTTGGATGAACTGTCAGAGGAGGACCGGCTGACGGTGGCGCGGGCGCGCAAGATCGAGCGGTTCCTGTCCCAGCCGTTTTTCGTGGCGGAGGTGTTTACCGGTTCCCCTGGCAAATACGTTAAATTAGAGGACACGATCAAGGGCTTCAAGATGATCCTGGATGGGGAGTTGGACGACCTGCCAGAGCAGGCGTTCTACATGGTGGGGGACATCAACGAGGCCAAGGCCAAGGCGGAAAAATTGCGGGCTGAGGGTAGAGCATGA
- the rodA gene encoding rod shape-determining protein RodA — protein sequence MTYRSTWWRPWQDTDRTLWGAVLGLTVIGVTAIFSTGLTSKANDWWQQTLIVLLGSVIALGLARWPYETLRRWHWVTYALANALLVAVMMVGTSALGAERWIAIGGFHLQPSEFAKVAVIVTLAALLEHSRAPALWTILQAAAVVLPPGVLVFIQPNLGTALIFAAITLGMLYWANIPLAWIGLLLSPLVSAILLFLSLPAWGLWVAAMTLVGWWALPWPRWGALTALVVNLLSGRLGQFFWGLLKDYQRDRLILFLDPDKDPLGGGYHLIQSRIAIGSGGLWGQGLFQGTQTQLSFIPEQNTDFIFSVIGEELGFVGSMLVVFLFWLVALRLVLIARSARDGFGSLIAIGVLSMWMFQAVINIGMTVGLAPITGIPLPFLSYGRSAMLANLIALGLVQSVANHRRQSLY from the coding sequence ATGACCTACCGTTCCACCTGGTGGCGGCCCTGGCAGGACACGGACCGGACCCTGTGGGGAGCTGTGCTGGGCTTGACCGTAATCGGCGTGACGGCCATTTTCAGCACTGGCTTGACCAGCAAGGCCAACGACTGGTGGCAACAGACCCTGATTGTCCTGCTGGGGTCGGTCATCGCGCTGGGGCTGGCCCGCTGGCCCTACGAAACCCTGCGGCGGTGGCATTGGGTCACCTACGCCTTGGCAAATGCCCTGCTGGTGGCCGTGATGATGGTGGGCACCTCGGCGCTGGGAGCAGAACGCTGGATCGCCATTGGGGGATTCCACCTCCAGCCCTCGGAATTTGCCAAGGTGGCGGTGATTGTGACGCTAGCAGCCCTTTTGGAGCACTCGCGGGCGCCGGCCCTGTGGACAATCCTGCAAGCGGCGGCTGTGGTCCTTCCCCCTGGGGTGCTGGTGTTCATCCAGCCCAACCTGGGGACAGCCTTGATTTTTGCGGCGATCACCCTGGGGATGCTCTACTGGGCCAACATTCCCCTGGCTTGGATTGGGTTGCTGCTGTCGCCCTTGGTGTCAGCTATCTTGCTATTCCTGTCGCTGCCGGCCTGGGGCCTGTGGGTCGCCGCCATGACCCTCGTGGGATGGTGGGCGTTGCCCTGGCCGCGTTGGGGTGCGTTGACCGCGCTGGTGGTGAATTTGCTATCAGGCCGCCTAGGGCAATTTTTCTGGGGACTGTTGAAGGACTACCAGCGCGACCGGCTGATTCTGTTCCTGGACCCCGATAAGGACCCCCTTGGCGGTGGCTATCACCTGATCCAATCCCGCATCGCCATCGGGTCGGGCGGCCTGTGGGGCCAAGGGTTATTTCAGGGAACACAAACCCAGTTGAGTTTTATCCCGGAGCAGAACACGGACTTTATCTTCTCGGTCATTGGCGAGGAGCTGGGGTTTGTGGGGTCCATGCTCGTGGTGTTTTTGTTTTGGTTGGTGGCGTTGCGGCTGGTGCTGATCGCCCGGAGCGCCCGCGATGGGTTTGGCTCGCTGATTGCCATCGGCGTGCTGAGCATGTGGATGTTCCAGGCGGTGATCAATATCGGCATGACGGTGGGTCTGGCGCCGATCACGGGGATTCCGTTGCCGTTTTTGAGCTATGGCCGCTCGGCGATGCTGGCAAATTTGATCGCCCTGGGGCTGGTGCAATCGGTGGCCAATCACCGCCGCCAATCCCTTTACTGA
- a CDS encoding permease, whose product MSMAAWQQGLTLFFSLLVEALPFLLLGVLFSSLLLGWVEPEKVVRLLPRHPLAGAVAGALLGCLLPVCECGNVPVARRLLTQGLPASVAVGFLLGAPTINPIVLWSTWVAFRDQPLMVVGRLVLTLVVAVVVGWVFSVQRDLRPFLQPAVAQAMPVPMSQRPQRELALVSVPTGHFWAVAGRQPIPLDSSGWSALRLLSWRGRWRLVWVNALTELRELGAVLILGTAVAAAIQVLAPRELILSLGQGPATSVLAMLALGTVVSICSTVDAFFALSFAGSFTAGALLAFLVFGPMVDLKGVSLLLTVFRPRAVLYLFLLAASLTFVLTLAMNLYL is encoded by the coding sequence ATGAGTATGGCAGCGTGGCAACAGGGATTGACCTTGTTTTTCAGCCTGCTGGTAGAGGCTTTGCCGTTTTTGTTGTTAGGCGTTCTGTTTTCCAGTCTATTGCTGGGATGGGTGGAACCGGAAAAGGTGGTGCGGTTGTTGCCTCGGCATCCCCTAGCGGGCGCGGTGGCGGGCGCGCTGTTGGGTTGCCTGCTCCCGGTGTGCGAGTGCGGGAATGTCCCGGTGGCGCGGCGACTGTTGACTCAAGGACTACCCGCGTCCGTGGCGGTGGGGTTTCTGCTGGGCGCGCCGACGATTAACCCCATCGTGCTCTGGTCCACCTGGGTCGCGTTTCGGGACCAACCTCTGATGGTGGTAGGACGCCTGGTTTTAACGCTGGTGGTGGCGGTGGTGGTAGGCTGGGTATTTTCGGTGCAGCGGGATTTGCGCCCGTTTCTGCAACCGGCGGTGGCCCAGGCCATGCCCGTGCCGATGTCGCAGCGACCGCAGCGGGAACTGGCGCTGGTAAGTGTGCCGACTGGTCATTTCTGGGCGGTGGCGGGGCGTCAGCCGATTCCCCTAGATAGCAGCGGTTGGAGTGCGTTGCGGTTGTTGTCCTGGCGGGGGCGCTGGCGCTTGGTGTGGGTGAACGCTCTGACGGAATTGCGGGAGTTAGGAGCCGTGTTGATCCTGGGCACGGCGGTTGCGGCGGCGATTCAGGTGTTGGCCCCGCGCGAGCTGATCTTGAGCTTGGGACAAGGCCCAGCGACCTCGGTGCTGGCGATGCTGGCACTGGGCACGGTGGTGTCCATCTGCTCGACGGTGGATGCGTTTTTTGCCCTGTCGTTTGCGGGGAGTTTTACCGCTGGTGCGCTGCTGGCGTTTCTGGTGTTTGGGCCGATGGTGGATTTGAAGGGGGTGAGTTTGCTGTTGACCGTCTTTCGCCCCCGCGCCGTGCTGTACCTATTTCTGCTGGCGGCGTCCCTGACGTTTGTGCTGACCCTGGCGATGAACCTGTACCTGTGA
- a CDS encoding TIGR03943 family protein, with the protein MNGWDLLALGLWGALLVKYWLTGQLAVLIHPNYFPLTVSAGLLLLGLTGWQGWQQWRERGRLRQLVPESGGLLPRPWSRFLLMSTAMVGLLVTPQPFNSQVAIARGDLLTLTRPMPQRFRLRQRPEDRSLVDWVRLLQVYPEPDAYQGQKARVEGFVVRPPGSPARQFLLARFVVTCCAADAYPVGLPVEVPSAGKTYPADTWLRVEGRMTTGHIQGQRRLVLRAETLTPIPRPANPYLY; encoded by the coding sequence ATGAACGGTTGGGATTTGCTGGCGCTTGGGCTATGGGGCGCGCTGCTGGTCAAGTACTGGCTGACGGGGCAATTGGCGGTGCTGATCCACCCCAACTATTTCCCCTTAACGGTGAGCGCGGGGCTGCTGTTGCTGGGACTAACGGGCTGGCAAGGCTGGCAGCAGTGGCGCGAGCGAGGACGTTTGCGGCAGTTGGTGCCCGAAAGCGGCGGGCTGCTTCCCCGCCCCTGGAGCCGCTTTTTGTTGATGAGCACGGCGATGGTGGGGCTGCTGGTCACGCCCCAGCCCTTTAATAGCCAGGTGGCCATCGCTAGAGGTGACCTGCTGACCTTGACCCGCCCGATGCCCCAACGGTTTCGCCTGCGCCAACGTCCCGAGGACCGCTCGCTCGTGGACTGGGTGCGTTTGCTCCAGGTCTATCCCGAACCCGATGCCTACCAGGGCCAAAAAGCGCGGGTGGAGGGGTTTGTAGTGCGTCCCCCCGGCAGCCCAGCCCGCCAGTTTCTGCTGGCCCGGTTTGTGGTCACCTGTTGCGCGGCGGATGCCTACCCGGTGGGTTTGCCGGTGGAGGTGCCCAGTGCAGGCAAGACCTACCCGGCAGACACCTGGTTGCGCGTCGAAGGGCGGATGACGACTGGGCATATCCAGGGCCAACGCCGGTTAGTGCTGCGGGCCGAAACCCTCACGCCGATTCCCCGTCCTGCCAACCCCTACCTGTACTGA
- a CDS encoding carbohydrate kinase, with product MGFAVLGYGFALWDLLADQLGVPREQVVSWTPYPGGAGLNVACHLGRLGVPTALVSAVGQDPWGTQVLQVLQSYNVCTDYLQRLPYPTRLVEVLRRQDGEREFAGFRPADCPAFADAFIAFQPPPWRPACLYIEGVVLAFPQSRATAFALVDWASQQEVMTLVDVNWRPTLWTDEALARSVTQALVQRVQGVKLTADEAQWLFGTDDPDVLHRQCPNLAVVLVTQGAQGCAYRVGSHSGHSPAFPVTAVDTTGAGDAFVAGWLHQWVTQGPALTQDRERLQAALRWANAVAAISTTAPGAITRAPTSLEVAQFLAAHRPEPTSA from the coding sequence ATGGGCTTTGCCGTGCTGGGCTATGGGTTTGCGCTGTGGGACTTGCTGGCAGACCAGTTGGGGGTGCCGCGGGAGCAGGTGGTTTCCTGGACGCCCTACCCCGGCGGAGCAGGGCTGAACGTGGCCTGTCACTTGGGGCGCCTGGGCGTGCCCACGGCCCTTGTCAGCGCGGTGGGTCAGGACCCGTGGGGAACCCAGGTCCTCCAGGTTCTCCAGTCCTACAACGTCTGTACGGATTACCTGCAGCGGTTGCCCTACCCCACTCGTCTGGTGGAGGTACTGCGCCGCCAGGATGGGGAGCGGGAATTTGCGGGCTTTCGTCCTGCCGATTGCCCTGCCTTTGCCGACGCCTTTATCGCGTTTCAACCACCGCCCTGGCGGCCCGCCTGTCTCTACATTGAAGGGGTGGTGCTGGCTTTTCCCCAGTCCCGCGCAACGGCTTTCGCCCTGGTGGATTGGGCGTCCCAGCAGGAGGTCATGACGCTGGTGGACGTGAACTGGCGTCCGACACTGTGGACGGACGAGGCGTTGGCGCGGTCGGTCACCCAAGCGCTGGTGCAGCGGGTCCAGGGCGTGAAGTTAACGGCAGACGAGGCCCAGTGGTTGTTTGGCACGGACGACCCCGACGTTCTCCACCGGCAATGCCCCAACTTGGCGGTGGTCCTGGTGACCCAGGGAGCCCAAGGCTGCGCATACCGCGTTGGCTCCCACAGCGGGCATTCCCCGGCGTTTCCGGTGACGGCGGTGGACACAACGGGCGCCGGCGATGCCTTTGTGGCCGGTTGGCTGCACCAGTGGGTGACCCAGGGACCCGCCCTGACCCAGGACCGGGAGCGTCTCCAGGCCGCCCTGCGTTGGGCCAATGCCGTGGCGGCCATTTCCACGACAGCACCGGGCGCCATCACCCGCGCGCCGACGTCTCTGGAAGTTGCCCAATTCCTGGCCGCCCATCGCCCTGAACCCACCAGCGCCTGA
- a CDS encoding Spy/CpxP family protein refolding chaperone, with protein sequence MRFFVVLPVLLGVLSAMPVLAVEFTGVSELAQASKRRGFWSELQLTPEQLQRIQQIRANARQQMQQVLTPAQRQQLRQAQTPAERRQILRRLQLTEAQKAQIRQIRANTRQQIEAILTPEQRQRLEARRQQQRRVPKPM encoded by the coding sequence ATGCGTTTCTTTGTTGTATTACCGGTTTTGTTAGGCGTTCTGTCGGCCATGCCAGTCTTGGCAGTTGAATTTACAGGGGTCAGCGAACTTGCCCAGGCCTCCAAGCGGCGGGGGTTCTGGTCAGAACTCCAACTCACCCCAGAGCAACTGCAGCGGATCCAGCAAATTCGGGCCAACGCGCGGCAACAGATGCAGCAAGTACTCACGCCAGCGCAGCGCCAGCAGTTGCGTCAAGCCCAGACCCCAGCCGAGCGGCGCCAGATCCTGCGCCGTCTCCAGTTGACCGAGGCCCAGAAAGCCCAAATTCGCCAAATTCGCGCCAACACCCGCCAGCAAATCGAAGCCATCCTCACCCCGGAACAACGCCAGCGACTGGAGGCACGGCGGCAACAGCAGCGGCGTGTTCCCAAACCGATGTAA
- the psb27 gene encoding photosystem II protein Psb27 encodes MRKRLGAIVVGLVLVVSLLLTGCSGAMGTLSGDYVQDTLQLVQTLRRAVALSEDDPNKAAIQSETRQRINDFAAHYRRDSRVSSLLSFTTLRTVLNSLAGHYSSYPGRPLPEKLKNRINEQLDQVELALKRGN; translated from the coding sequence GTGCGAAAGCGACTGGGAGCAATCGTGGTTGGTTTGGTACTGGTGGTGAGCTTGCTACTGACCGGATGCAGCGGTGCGATGGGGACCCTATCGGGCGATTATGTCCAGGACACGCTGCAACTGGTGCAAACACTCCGCCGCGCTGTTGCCCTTTCCGAAGATGACCCCAACAAGGCCGCCATCCAGAGCGAAACCCGCCAGCGGATCAACGACTTTGCCGCCCATTATCGCCGCGACAGTCGCGTCTCTAGCCTGTTGTCCTTCACGACCCTGCGGACCGTGCTGAATTCCCTGGCGGGCCACTACAGCTCCTATCCTGGGCGGCCCTTGCCGGAGAAACTGAAAAACCGCATCAACGAGCAGCTCGACCAGGTGGAACTGGCTTTGAAACGGGGCAACTGA